In Cygnus atratus isolate AKBS03 ecotype Queensland, Australia chromosome 14, CAtr_DNAZoo_HiC_assembly, whole genome shotgun sequence, the DNA window TGTGAGGTCtacagctgggagctggcaaGCTCTGTCTGATGCCTCATTTAACAGGAATGAGACTAAACTTCTACCAAGTAGCCAGGGGGAAACATATGATCCTtcatttttgattaattttttaaataaagttattGGCATAAATTGGATCTTTGTTTAAAGGAGGAAGTTTTACTGAATGATACCTTATATCTGCTGAGCTCTAGTCTTTGGataaaaatccttaatttttcttaccatttttcAGCAATGCATATTTAATATAGTCCTGATAGCCAAAACCAAATTTGTatgaggggaagggaaagaaacatttattttaaagaagcaagATATTTACTCTTCAAAGCTGAGTCACTGAATTTATGGCACAAGCAGTAGTCTTGAAGACACATatgtcttcattttattttttatgctgtaCCACAAATAATTTTGGGTGGCAAGATGACAGTTTACAAAGCCATGGAGCATTTATGAATGTGCACAACAAGGGCATTCCATAGCTCTATTTCTATCTGGAAATGATATCTGTTAGCTactggaataaaaacaaattctctTTGATACCAGTTTTGCTGCATTATCAGGTGCTTAACACTAAAGGAAGCATGGTTCAGTCATCCAACTCTGGACAAAAAGAGATCGTGGGTCATTCTTTGCTCTGATAGTTTCATGATGCTCAACACATCATCGTGTCAGTGCTCTAATTCCTCCCTGTAGCTGTATACAGAACTCTGTCAGAGAGCTTTTCTCACAGAGCCTTTTGATTCCTGCTTGAAAACCACCGTCAgtgctaattttatttcttttcctttgttgtgGAATATTTATTCAAGCAATATCCCTGCTTTCAACACCATGTCGGTTCGCAGTATATATCTGCCACCTGATGCAGTGATCCTTTGTCTAGGATATCAAAATGAGTAGCTGTGGAGTATATTAAAGTGTCACAACTGAAGAATTATAATTTTGGCTGGCAAACTAGAACAGCTGAGAACACTTTTGACATGAAAAAAACTACATATAATCAGATTTATTAAGACatggttttggggtgctgcagAAATGAGGATTACTGACTTGTCAAATGTTTTGTGGTTAAATCCTCAGAAgtccagagctgctctgctaaCACCACTGTGCAGAATCATTGAATTACTGAGTGAAACAAGGAGCACAAGTTGTAAGGATGTGGATATGATGGTATGATTTAGGTTAAAGTTGCAGATATAAGGtgtgaaaaatacagactgAGGAAGAAGCCTTCCAGTACAGTGAAGGTAAATATCTAGTCTGGactcagaagcagaaaaggtaTTGTAGTTCACAGTCCTGCACTGACAAGTGGGAAGATTGTGATTAGAGTAGCCCAGGGCGCCTATGGAGAGTTTCATAAATTGTTGATACTTTTTGGATTCTGCAGTTTGCCTGTCACTGAAAGTGATTCCATACTACTGTGGGCTTTTCGTAAGGGTTCTTAATAGCTTCTTGTTTAAGGTTTTGTCTTCAAGacacacagcagaaaatttcttgtatgaaaaatacagcacacAGCTGTATTAAGCTCTTTAAAAAGTCCTCCACTGATTGACCCAGTCCTCCAGTTAAGAATAGCTGAATTATGCATGTCGGGAAAAGGTATTTTCTCCAACTGCATTAGTGTGCAGTGCTTTAGTCATCCCTAACACCATTAATGAGCTTTGCACTGgtacacagacacaaaaagtACAAGGTTCTGGAgagtttagaaaaagaaatcagggACAAGGAACAAAACCAGCCTTATTTCAAGTCAGCAAAACAAAGAGGATGTACCTGCTATTTAAATACATGTGGATGTTATGTTGGATACTGTGCATACCTtcatttcctccctttcttaGAAAAAAGGCTGTCAGTAAAGAGTTGGCCCCCTGAAATGATTTCTAAACAGAGAACAGGAAAGCCAGCAGTTTACACTGCCGTACTGAGATGCTGATTTTTTCACTCTTCTAATACTAACTAACAATAGCAACTCTTTCTGAACCACAGCTCGGTGAGGCACCAGGAGTTCCCAGCTCTGGCGTGAGCAGACATGCAGGCAGTGCCAGGTCAGAGCCCACAGCAGCCTGTTAGCCCTTCAGCCTGccaggcactgctgccagcatgCAGCCTGCTGCGGTGGAGGCTCGCATCCTGTCACCTCACTGGAGCCTTGGACACAAGtgagatgagagagaaaatcaaACTGTGACAAGCAGTAACTTCTCCACTCATGTGTATTAAGCAGTGACCCATTAAACCTCCTGGGAGAGTCCAGGACTTTCTCCCTCTAAGGGGAAACTGACTCTCTTTCAAGAAACTTAATTGTTTCTCATGTTGGTTCTGTCCTATGTGCAGAATGTTTTTAATGGACTGGTCTGCATCTGTGTTTGCTCAATAGCACCAGGAACAGTACTGGCTTCTGCTAACTAAGGATAGGTTCCATTGCATtcatgctgacttttttttttctttgttttttttttttcctgagttccCTCAATAATTCAAAATCAAGGAGGAGATGCTAACCTACTTTATCAGGAGATCATGACCTGCTTGATAAATACCTGCTGCTACCACTGGTTGTGCTGCTAGCATATGCGgtgaaaacatatttctattCATTTAGGTGTGTATTTTTGCAATAGTTGGAAACTTGTTCTCTGTCATAAACTTTCTTTAAGAGGCAGTGCAAGGACTTAAACTTCAGTAGCCAAAGAGAACTTTGCtcacagttttccttctgtttggaATTTGTCACATTCTCAGCATGAACTTTTTGCAGATCTTGAATTACTAAGATTTTTCAGCTTTAGATACACTAAGCTAGAGATGATAAAGTTGCTCTGGAGTAGCTTCAGTAGTTGTCTTGCAACAGAGATTCTCGTCTAGATGACATTACATATTTACTGAAATTGTAGTTGTAAAACACTTCACCAGGACCATGCAGTTGAACTCAGTTTAGTTTTCTACAAGTCTCTAAAAGTATTCACTTACCACTcaattagaaatgttttggtAGGGTAACTAAGTAAACATGAATACAGAACATTAATAAGggcttcttctcccttttttcccccacttctTTCCATATTTAGGCTGCCAGATTGTCTGTGTCTCAGAGAAGTGAATTTTGGACAGATATTTTTGAGAGCTAGTAATTCAGTATTAACGGGTCTTGAAATGTTCCATTTCAGAGCTGACGCTTGTATTAAAGACAATACAAGCAAATTTCCCAAGGACTTGAGAACACAGAGCACTGTTAAGGCTACACTGAAtgctttaataatattttgaagCTGAAGTGAACAGAGTGGCTGCCACAACGCACGTGATAGTCTCCTGAAATGCCTGAACTAAGACCTACTGAAACCCAAGGGAACCTTTCTGTGAGAATCAGTGGGCTTCACATACTTGCTTTCGGAATTTGATCAGTGAAGTTTGAACTGAGAACTAGAGCTCTTTCAGCTTCCCAAAGCTCAGGGGAGTTTTGCATCTCATCATTTGGTCAGGCCCATTCTCACCTAAAACACCTAATGATGCCAGAAGACTTTCTGTAGTACACTTGGACCATCTGACCGTGAACTAAAACAAGAACACTTCAATGCTGAAACTTTTTGCAAACCTTTCCAGAATTTTTGTTAAAGCATCCTGTAAAGATATTTATGAAAGCTAATTCAATCCATAAGGGGGGATTTAATACATAAACTTTGAAGGTATCGTCCCCTGATATGTCATCTGCTCCATCCATGAGGAGGGCTAAGAGATGAGCAggctttctgcaggctgcacaCGTTGCAAGGTTTCAGCTTCTTTAAAGccaaaatcagaattaaattaCTTTCACTTCCCTCCCTTTCATCTGTTCACTGCAGTTCTCAAAATGATATCTACTTATCATTCATCTGattttttctgtgacatttttgtAGTAAACAACTAaccttcttcctccccctccccacagtCCCGTGAATACTGACTTACCTAGCGGCAGAACAATGAAGAAAGGTAGCCAGCACAAGATAAACATGCCGACCACAATTCCCAGCGTCTTGgctgccttcttttctctagagaatttaaaaagtttgaaagCTAAGGAGTTCCTGGGATTGTGACCCTTGGATTTGGTGCTGTTTAATGTATCCTCATGAATGTTCCTGTAATGGATCCGTAAAGTCAGCTCCTTGGAGTTGGACATCTCTTTCATAACCCCAGCTTCCAGGTTTTTAGTAGTCCTTTTGGCCACTATGTAGACCCGGCAGTACATCACAAGAATGACAATTAAGGGAATGTAAAAGGACCCCAAGGAAGAGAACAAAGCGTAGAACGGTTCTTCAGTGATGCGGCACTCCTTATCGTCCTTGGGTGCTGGTTCTTTCCAGCCCAAAAGAGGCCCAATAGAAATTACCATGGAAAGGACCCAGACACCTAGGAGAGCTAGAATGGCTCTTCTTCTTGTTACCAAAGTTGGATACTGGAGAGAATAACGTACTCCTATGTATCTATCTATGGAAATTGCACATAGACTTAAAATAGAAGCTGTACAGCACAGCACATCAACTGCTGCCCAGATATCACAAAAGATCCTCCCCAAAACCCAGTAGCCAAGGATTTCCAATGTAGCAGAGAATGGAAGGACAGTAAAACTCAGCAACAAATCTGCTATTGCAAGGTTAATTATGAAATAGTTTGTAGGGATTCTTAAATGTCTATTGCAAGCAACAGAGAGAATTACCAAAATATTACCTATAATAGCAAAGAGCATGAAGGCACCTAGGATAAGCCCCACAATTATCGCCCTACTGATATCCAAGGTGGGTGAATCCAGGTTGCTGGTTGTCTCATTGGAGTTGTTCGCAGAAAGGTTGCCGCTATGTAATGCAGAAACTTTCAAGTAGCCAGGTATTGATGAATTGGATTTCTCATCAAAGTAGGTATTCATCTTTAAAATCATCCTCCATAGCAAGGTATGGTTGGGTCCCGTGCACAACACACAGATGGTTGAGTTCAGTGGGAAGTTCTCTCTCTACCCAAGAAGTTACTG includes these proteins:
- the ADRA1B gene encoding alpha-1B adrenergic receptor, producing MILKMNTYFDEKSNSSIPGYLKVSALHSGNLSANNSNETTSNLDSPTLDISRAIIVGLILGAFMLFAIIGNILVILSVACNRHLRIPTNYFIINLAIADLLLSFTVLPFSATLEILGYWVLGRIFCDIWAAVDVLCCTASILSLCAISIDRYIGVRYSLQYPTLVTRRRAILALLGVWVLSMVISIGPLLGWKEPAPKDDKECRITEEPFYALFSSLGSFYIPLIVILVMYCRVYIVAKRTTKNLEAGVMKEMSNSKELTLRIHYRNIHEDTLNSTKSKGHNPRNSLAFKLFKFSREKKAAKTLGIVVGMFILCWLPFFIVLPLGSLFSALKPPETIFKVIFWLGYFNSCLNPIIYPCSSKEFKRAFIQILKCQCHRRKQLGWWAYSYRNWNRCSFEHPRKDSLEDSGSFLSGSQRTLSSASPSPGYLSKITHPHMEMCTFQEWKNSSSFLSPLQESSRQKDPYQFFTFNLLPEHNGHIAASSQASSNRDPEAICDTLNGKTDCRANRMLD